The sequence below is a genomic window from Acetobacteroides hydrogenigenes.
CGAAGATTCTTCATGCTCTACCTGCAAACTACCCCCTACCCATTATTCTTTGCCTGCACAGGCTAAAACATGTACGGTCGGGCTTCGTAGAGGCGCTCTCCATAAAGTCGGGGATACCTATTATAGAGCCTGAGGATAAGGAGGCTATAAAGCCAGGAAGAGCATATCTGGCTCCTGCCAACTATCACATGTATATCGACCTAGGCAATAGAATTGCTCTATCGACGGAAGAGCCAGTTAACCACTCACGTCCATCGATAGACTTGTCGTTTATCAGCGCTGCGCAAACCTACAGAAATAAGCTTTTGGGCATTATTCTCTCGGGTGCAAACAAAGATGGGGCCTACGGACTAAAGCGCATAAAAGATTTTGGAGGAACCTGCGTTGTTCAAGATCCAAAAGAATGTCAGGTAAGCACGATGACGGAAGCGTCGCTCAAACTTACCAAGGCAGATATGGTACTTAGTACAAACCAAATAATTCAGCTTTTGCTGAAGTATAAATAGATAACTATGAAAATTGCGGCAAATATACTTGTGGCTGGATTGTTGCTATTTGGATTCGCTGCTTTTGCCTTTATCCAAAACGCCTTGATCGAGGGAACTACCCCTTGGTATGGATATATATGTTTGGCATTGTCGCTTCTATCCGGCATCATCCTTTTTGCACGATTTCAATTTCAAAAAGATCAGATCAAAAAGCTCTCCGAGAGAATCGAAACCCTTAGCAATTCTCTTAATGCTAGCGTAAAGCAGGTTGAAACAAAAACAGCGAAAGAGTCTAGTGCAGCATCGACCAAAGAAATCGCCCAAAGAATCGTGCAAACGCTAAATCTTGAAGCAGGCATAGAAGCAGTATCGGAGGAAATCCTCATGAAGCTAGCTAAAGAAGTATCATTTGCTCATGGGCTCTTTTACGTAGCTGATAAGCAAAATAAGGGTTACTTTAAGCCCACATCGAAGTACGCATACTACTCCGAGCGAGAACTCGACGGCTTCAAAATTGGCGAAGGCATAAACGGTCAAGCAGCAAAAGATCAGCAACCAGTACTGCTGGAATCAATACCCGAAAACTATGTCACTGTCGTTTCGGGATTAGGAAAATCTAGCCCACGTGCCCTTTCGCTATACCCAATAGTGCACAACAAGAAGACTGTTGCCCTACTAGAGCTTGCTTTCCTTGCAAAGCCTACAACCCAAAAACTTGAGATCATCGGAATCTTTTGCGAAACTATTGGAGAAAAGCTTTCCCAAAAACAACTTGCATAGTAATGGAGGAGAATTCAAAAATACTAGTAATAACAAGGAACAAGAAGCGCTTTGCGACTTACTCCACTGCGCTTATGTTTTTTCCGTTGGTTGCGTGGATGCTAGCAATTGCTAGCAAAAGTTACCCCACAACATTTGCATCCATAGCAAAGATTCACAGCGAGATACCCGTCATTTGGCTTCTCGATCTTGTTCCCTTTATTTTTGCCAGTGCTATTCTTCTTTTTTTGAAAGAGCATAAGGAAAAGATTTCAGAACTGGAGGATGAGCTAACAGAAAAGAAGGATACAATTAACCGAAACGCCATCTTTGCCAAGCAAATTGGAGAAGGGAACTTTGCCATTGATATCGAAAGCAACGAAAAGGATGTTCTTGCGAAGTCGCTGATTCTAATGCGCGACAACCTCCTTAAGAATAACAACAAGGAAGCCGAAGAGGCTTGGATTGCGGAAGGGAAAGAGGCCATTTCAAACATCCTACGTATCCATAATAAGCTCGACGTACTGGCGTACGAGGTACTTGTCTGCCTTGTAAAGTACTCAAAGGTTGTACAAGGGTCCTTCTACTTCTACGACGAAGAACGTAAAGCTATCGTAAATCTAGCTTCATACGCATACAACCGCCGTAAGTACGTCAACCAAGAATTTAGAATTGGCGAAGGACTTATTGGTCAGTGCGCCTACGAAAAGGATATTATTTATAGAACAGAGATACCTGATGATTACTTTACCATAACCTCTGGTATTCTTGGCGATCAGAAGCCACAAGAGCTAATCATCATTCCTCTTATTACCGATGAGAAACTTTATGGGATATTAGAGTTTGCATCGATATCTGAGATACCGCCGCTTACGATTCGCTTTTTCAAGGATCTTGCAGAGATTATTGCCCGTACCATATTCAACATCAGCGTAAACGAGCGCACCGAAAGGTTGCTTCTCGAGTCGCAGCAAATGACCGAAGAGCTGCGCGAAAACGAGGAAGAGTTGCGTCAAAATGCAGAAGAAATGATGGCAACCCAAGAGGAACTCGAGAATACGAATACTCGCCTCGAAATGCAAATCAACGAGGTAGAAAACGTGCAAAAGAAGCTTCACTCGCTGCTCGAAAATGCCTCAGAGGTTATCTCTATCTACAACAAGGATTTGGCGCTTTCCTATATCAGCCCATCCGTAACATCAATCTTGGGCTTTACCCCCGAGGAAATGATTGACGGTATGGACAAGCAACGCCTTACCAAAAAGGGAGAAGAACATCTCGACGAACTCTTTCAGAACCTACTGTATAATCCTCAGCAAAGCTATACCATTCAGTACACCTTCATGAAGAAGAATGGTGACAAAATTTACCTCGAGGTTACAGGCCGCAACCTTATCTCCGACCCTGCCATCAACGGTATTATTCTTAACATGCAGGATATTACCGAGCGCAAGCGTGCCGAAAAAGAGGAGCGCATGAAGAGTAAGATGCAGGCGCTTTCGGAAAACTCTATCGACCTTATCATGCGCCTTAGCACTATGGGGCAGATTTTTTACGTCAACCCAACCGTTAAGTCGTATTTCGATATCGATGCCAAAAAGATACAGAACCAAACCATAAGTTCGGCAAACTTGCCCAACTCGTTGGTAGAGTTTTTTACGACAGCTATATCTACCATCAGCGAAACCAAGCAAAAGATGGAAGATGAGATTTCGTTTGAATCCAACTTCGGGAAGACGATCATGCATATCGTTGCGATTCCTGAATTTAACGATAACGAACTTGAAACCATTCTATTCGTATCGCACGATATCACAGAGTCGAAGCGCATCGAGATGGAGATTCAGGAAAAGAACCGCAACATTACCGAAAGCATCAACTATGCCCAACGCATTCAAAGTTCGATACTTCCCGATAATAGGTTGCTCCGCAAGTTCCTTCCCAACTCGTTCATGTTCTACCTTCCACGCGATGTGGTCAGCGGCGACTTCCCCTGGATGTTCGTTAAAGATCATAACAGCATTTACGTAGCTGCAGTAGACTGTACCGGTCACGGCGTACCCGGAGCGCTGCTCTCGTTCATTGGCTACTTCATTCTTAACAATACCGTAGATAAGGACAGGTCAATGAGCGCCGGCGAGGTACTGGATGCGCTGCACAACGAGGTTCGTACGACCCTTAAGCAGGATAGAGTTGATGCAGATGCCCGCGACGGAATGGATATTGCGCTATGCAAGATCAACCTAAAGGATAATATCCTCGAATTTGCAGGAGCTCACCGTCCGCTATACCTATTGCGCGACAACCAGCTTCAGGAGTTTAAGGGAGAACGAAGGGCAATTGGAGGTATTCCTTCGATGAAAAAAGCAGAAATGCCGTTTACCAACCATACCATCAACATACAGCCATCCGACAAGATCTTTATCTTCTCCGATGGACTACCCGATCAGGTTGGAGGAGCAGAAGGCAAAAAGTATTCGGCTGCTCGAATCAGAAACCATATTACGGCAAACCCAGACCTAACCATGACAGAGTACGAGGTGCTATTCAATAAGGACTTTATGGAATATAAGGGTTCTAATAAGCAAATCGACGATATACTACTAATTGGAATTGAGTTTTAATTAGACACATGTAATAACAACAAGCTATGGACAACAAGAACATTAAGGGGTACATAGAATTCATCTACGATTTTTACAAGTCGATGAAGGCTCATGAGATATCCCTTGTATATGAGGGGGAAATAACTCATCAGATTACCAAGGCCTTTACCACTATGGCTGAAACAAACATGCTAAAGGACGAGGAATCGAATTCTGTACAAAAAAAGGTATTCCACGTGATGGTAGAATGCCTCCAAAACATTAGCAAGCATGCTGATGCCCCAGGCCTTGAGAACGATATTTTTGCCTCTAGGGGACTTTTTATGGTTAGCAAAGGCTCAAACAGCTACAATGTTACAACAGGTAATATTGTTGAAAACGACAAAATATCGGAGCTAACTGCCCTGCTCGACCATATCAACTCGTTGGATAAGGATGGCCTTAAAGCGCTTCATAAAGAGCAGATGCAAAAGGGTAGCCTATCAGAAAAGGGAGGTGCAGGACTTGGCTTTATTGACATTGCCCGTAAAACAGGAAATAAGCTCGAATACCATCTTCTTCCTGTTGACGACCTGACCCACTTTTTCGTGCTAACATCAACCATAACAAGAGAATAATAAAGATTTTACCATATTTTTGCGACATGGAAACAATTAAAATACTTGGAACAGACGACACTCCTAATGTAATTCTGGATGCTAACAACGAGATTTTCGAAATCTCTGGACGCTCGCTTCCAGAAGACGTGAGCGCTTTCTACGAGCCAATTCTTAGCTGGCTCGACGAGTATGCCCAAAATCCTAATCCAAAAACCGTTTTCACCTTCAAGCTGGTTTACTTCAACACAGCCTCTTCGAAGCTGCTTCTAGACATCCTGATGCGCTTCGAGCACATGAAGGAAGACGGTGCCGATGTAACCATCCGCTGGTGCTACCCCGACGATGATGAGGATATGGAGGAAGCTGGCGAAGAGTATGCCGATATCGTAGACGTACCTTTCGAAATGGAGGCTTATTCCCTATAAATCAATTTGAGAACTGGCTGGCGATAACTTGATAGTATGAGCGAAGAAATCTTAAGAGCGCTGATGCAGCTTTTTGCCCTTATCGTAAAACAAGACGAAGGGGTAGAGCGTAAGGAACGAGAGTACGTAGAAAACTTTCTGGTTCAGCAGCTCAACGAGGATGCGGTAAAGGAGTATCTTACTCTTTTCGACCAGCATGCAGGACTGCTAGCAACCGATGGCGAAGAGGAAAAGGAAACTAAAAAGAGTAGACTTACCTCCGTAAAAGATTCGGTGCGCATTCTTGGAATCTGTAAGAAGATTAACAAAACGCTTACGCAGCGACAAAAAATTGTCGTTCTCGTTCGTCTATTCGAGCTAGTAAACTCCGAGGGTCGCTTCTCGGAACAGCGCATGGCAATTATCAATACCGTCGCCGAAGTTTTCAACCTTTCGAAGGAAGAATTTAAGGGAATAGAGGAGTTTGTCCTAAACAACACCGCCGAAAAACTAGACTTGCCTGACGTACTCACTGTCCATAGCAGAACGATAGAGACGGAAGGCAAGCAAATCTTTTCCGAAGGTCTATCGGGCATTATCGCCATACTTCAGATCAAATCAGTAGAGCTCTACTTTCTGAAGTACACCGGCCATGACGACCTCTTCCTCAATGGTCTTCCGATCAACAACAAGCGCATATACCTCTTTGCCAACGGTTCTACTATACGTTTGCCAAAGGCAAAGCCCATTTACTACTCCGATGTTCTTGCCCGCTTCAAGGCTGATGAGAACTACACTCCTCTTTCATACGAGGTAAACAACATCAGCTACCGATTTAAAACCGGAAACCTTGGACTACGCAGCATCTCGTTTGCCGAGGAACAGGGAAAACTCATCGGCATTATGGGAGCCAGTGGAGCAGGTAAAACCACACTCCTTAACGTGCTTTCGGGCATCGAAAACCCCACCGAAGGCGAGGTGCTGATTAACGGGCTAAACCTTCACTCGCAAAGCGAAGAGCTTAAAGGCATCATTGGCTTTATTCCACAAGACGACCTGCTAATCGAGGAACTTACCGTTTTCGAGAACCTATACTACAACGCGAAGCTTTGCTTTAAAGATAAAACAGATACAGAGGTTCGCGATTTAGTTGATAAAACGTTGCTTCTTCTTGGGCTCATTGACCAAAAGGACTTAAAGGTTGGAAGCCCACTAAACAAAATGATTAGCGGTGGCCAACGCAAGCGCCTTAACATTGCGCTGGAGCTTATCCGCGAGCCATCTATTCTATTTGTTGATGAGCCGACATCGGGACTTTCGTCGCGCGACTCGGAAAACGTGATGGACCTTCTGCGCGAGCTTGCCCTAAAAGGAAAGCTCGTGTTTGTGGTTATCCACCAGCCATCGTCGGATATCTACAAAATGTTCGACAACATGCTGATCCTCGATACAGGAGGATACCTCATCTACCAGGGAAATCCAGTAGAGGCAGTAATGTACTTTAAGCGTCTCGACGCCCAAATCAATAGCGATGTTGGGGAATGCCCAACCTGTGGCAATGTAAATCCAGAGCTAATATTCAACATTGTAGAAGCAAAGGTGGTCGATGAATTTGGCCGCTACACAGCCCTTAGAAAGGTATCGCCTCCAAAGTGGGAAGAGCACTACAAGGAAAACATCAAGATGCCAAAGGTGGAAACCATCAAAAACGCACCACCATCGGCGCTAAAGATACCTTCAAAGTTAAAGCAGTTCTTCATCTACACGATGCGAGACTTCCGTAGTAAGATTAGCAACATCCAGTATGTGATGCTTAACTTGCTCGAGATGCCAATTCTCGCCTTTATTCTTGCATACGTAACCCGCTATATAGCCAACCCAAAATCGGACATATACATTTTTAAGGATAACGAGAATATCCCGATTTTCATCTTCATGTCCATCATCGTAGCGCTATTCGTTGGGCTAACTTTGAGTGCAGAAGAGATTTTCCGCGACCAAAAGATACTAAAACGAGAATCGTTCTTAAACCTCAGCAGGTTAAGCTACCTTTTCTCTAAAACGCTTATACTGCTTTCGTTATCGGCAATCCAAACTATACTTTTTGTTCTGATTGCTAATTCCATCCTTGGGATAAAGGATATGTACTTTACCTACTGGCTAGTACTATTCTCAACGGCCGTATTCGCGAACCTGCTCGGATTAAACATCTCGGCAACATTCAACTCCGTTGTTACCATTTACATTGTTATTCCATTGTTGATGATTCCAATGATGATGCTTAGCGGCGCCATGTTCACCTTCGAAAAACTGAACCGCAGCATCAGCAGCACCAATCGTGTTCCAATTATCGCCGACCTTATGGCAACCAAATGGGGCTACGAAGCGCTTGTCGTATCTCAGTTTAAGGATAACCAATTTGAAAAGTACTTCTACGACATAGATAAGGAAGAAAGCAAGGCCAACTACAAACTAGTTTCCTACCTTCCAGAACTACAAAAGCGCCTCGACCAAAATGGAGAAGCGCTAAAGAATCCAACATCCGCAACTAGTAAAGAAGTACTAGAGGATAACATTGCAGTACTACGCCATGCCTTTGCTCTAGAGAAAATAGCAGTTCCTGAAATTAGGTTTGCTTATCTAGATCAGTTCACTCCTTCAACGTATAACGTAGCCATAAACAAAGCGGCTTACAGCTACACCGATCAACTCCTAAGCTACTATGGAAAAGCATTTGCACGTTTTAACGGCAAAAAAGAGGCATTACGTTCCTTCATGGTCAACAAAAACGAAAAGGTTTACAACGAACTTCGCGCACAGTACCATAACGAAAGCATTAGCGATTTAGTAAAGCGACCTTTCGAGAAGAATAAAATACTACAATTTGGCAATGAACTCGTTCAACAGTACGAACCTATTTTCAAAGATCCTTCTCCTAAAGGATTCTTCGATTTCCGTTCGCACTTTTTGGCCCCCCAAAAGTATTTTGCAGGTAACTACATAGACACCTACTGGTTTAACGTTGCCATGATATGGCTGATGTCGATTCTTCTTTTTATAGCCCTTTACTTTGAACTACTGAAAAAATTGCTATTTTCGTTCCCATATAGACTAGCATTGTTAAAACCCAAAAGTAAAGCCGAAAATTAATGGGAATAATCAAAAGAGTCGGTTTTCTCCTTGCGCTTACCGTTTTGCTCTACTCTTGCATGTCGGATACAGCAAAAAAAGCAAAAAATGAGTTCGAAATGCCCGACTCTCTCGTATCTACAGATACAACTAACGGAGAACAGGCGTTAGACCAAACAAAAGATATGGTAGACCATATGGTTGATAACCTAGGATCTCCTATTGAAACTATTGCCCTGCTAAAAAGTTTGGGAATTCCATTTAACAGCACGCTTCTGGCTTCGAACGACGATGTAGACCGCTTCAATAGTAGCTACTCGCAGGCAGCCGCACTTGGCATCTATGGTGCCGACCTAGGTTATCTGAACTTCTATGGTAAAACATCTCATGTTCTTAGCTACATCTCAACCGTAAAGGGCCTTGCGGATGAGCTCAAAGTTGGTCAATTTTTTGACTACAGCACACTTAAAAGACTTGCATCCAACAACGACAATATAGACTCGTTAATATTCATCTCGCGCAAAAGCATGAACCGAATAGACGAGTATCTACGCAAAACCCAACGAAGTAGCCTAAGCGCTGCTATTGTAACGGGCGTTTGGATAGAAGGAATGCACTACGTAACTCAATTTTATAGGCTTAACCAAAAAAGTCGTCTTAAAGAAGCAATAGGAGACCAAAAAAACCTAATTGCGCTACTCATCAAGGTTTTGAACGGCTACACCTACCATCCCGAAATGGCGGAGATGAAAAAGTACCTTGAGTACATCAACGAGCCTTACAAGAATGTTACAATAACAGTCCAAGAAGGAGAGCCAGAATATAAGGAGATTAACGGCATTTATACCGTTATCCAGCACGACAAAACGGTTATAAATATAACCACCAAGCAGATTAACGAAATCACAGCCCGTATCCAAAAGGTACGAAGTAAACTATTGGGGGAATAGCACTATGAAAAAGATACTTCTATTTATAATCTTTGGTTTTGTTTTCTGCCTATTAGGTACAAACAAGGTGTTTGCACAATCAGAAGAACAGCTGCTTGAAATAAACGGAAAAAAAGCCAACAAGGCCTGCAAGGTGACCTACGAGAAGGACTACAAGATTAAGCTTCTTGAAGGCACGCCAGCTCCTCAAAGCAAATTTACCGTGGTTCTTACCAAAAACGTTCAGTACCGATTTGTAATAGTAAGCTCTAGGGATTTCCCCGGTCAGGGCATATTTAAGCTTTACGACAATGGAAAAGTCGTTTTGAATAGTTACCAAGAAAACACCGATACGGTAATGGATGTCATTGACTTTAATTGTACAAAAACAGGCCCCTATCACATATTTTGTGAGTTTAAGGATGGAATGGCGGGTAATGCAGTCTTAGGCCTTTACGTAGTAAGAATACTCTGACACTTGCAATAAGATAAAAGAAGAGGGATTTCTATTCGAAATCCCTCTTTTACTTTTTAAAAGAACAGCTTTGGAGTAAAAACAATTAAGCCCACAACAAAAGCTGTAAAATTGGCAATAAGAACAGAAGCGGCTCCTAGGCTCTTAGCCACGTCTATAAAAGGAGCATCAGCCATATTCGGTGCACTCGCCAAAAACTCAATAGAAATACTAGCAGCAACTGTAGAAAGCACAAAGCCTATTGCAAAAACAACAAAAACCCATTCCACGCTAGTAAGTTCAAATTCAATTCCAGCAATTACAACAACTATAGCAGCAGCAATATCGAACCACGCATTAGGTTCAAATTCAATGAGGTTTGCAACACCTTCAAAACCGAGTTTTAAGGTCCTATACCTAGATCGTACCGAAAGCTTTTTCATAGAAGTATTCATAGCAACTAACAATTGTTTATTAAAACGTTTGACGTGTTTT
It includes:
- a CDS encoding DUF1987 domain-containing protein — protein: METIKILGTDDTPNVILDANNEIFEISGRSLPEDVSAFYEPILSWLDEYAQNPNPKTVFTFKLVYFNTASSKLLLDILMRFEHMKEDGADVTIRWCYPDDDEDMEEAGEEYADIVDVPFEMEAYSL
- a CDS encoding diacylglycerol kinase family protein, which translates into the protein MKKLSVRSRYRTLKLGFEGVANLIEFEPNAWFDIAAAIVVVIAGIEFELTSVEWVFVVFAIGFVLSTVAASISIEFLASAPNMADAPFIDVAKSLGAASVLIANFTAFVVGLIVFTPKLFF
- a CDS encoding chemotaxis protein CheB, with the protein product MYKAIIIGGSAGSFQVITKILHALPANYPLPIILCLHRLKHVRSGFVEALSIKSGIPIIEPEDKEAIKPGRAYLAPANYHMYIDLGNRIALSTEEPVNHSRPSIDLSFISAAQTYRNKLLGIILSGANKDGAYGLKRIKDFGGTCVVQDPKECQVSTMTEASLKLTKADMVLSTNQIIQLLLKYK
- a CDS encoding SiaB family protein kinase, which encodes MDNKNIKGYIEFIYDFYKSMKAHEISLVYEGEITHQITKAFTTMAETNMLKDEESNSVQKKVFHVMVECLQNISKHADAPGLENDIFASRGLFMVSKGSNSYNVTTGNIVENDKISELTALLDHINSLDKDGLKALHKEQMQKGSLSEKGGAGLGFIDIARKTGNKLEYHLLPVDDLTHFFVLTSTITRE
- a CDS encoding PAS domain S-box protein, yielding MEENSKILVITRNKKRFATYSTALMFFPLVAWMLAIASKSYPTTFASIAKIHSEIPVIWLLDLVPFIFASAILLFLKEHKEKISELEDELTEKKDTINRNAIFAKQIGEGNFAIDIESNEKDVLAKSLILMRDNLLKNNNKEAEEAWIAEGKEAISNILRIHNKLDVLAYEVLVCLVKYSKVVQGSFYFYDEERKAIVNLASYAYNRRKYVNQEFRIGEGLIGQCAYEKDIIYRTEIPDDYFTITSGILGDQKPQELIIIPLITDEKLYGILEFASISEIPPLTIRFFKDLAEIIARTIFNISVNERTERLLLESQQMTEELRENEEELRQNAEEMMATQEELENTNTRLEMQINEVENVQKKLHSLLENASEVISIYNKDLALSYISPSVTSILGFTPEEMIDGMDKQRLTKKGEEHLDELFQNLLYNPQQSYTIQYTFMKKNGDKIYLEVTGRNLISDPAINGIILNMQDITERKRAEKEERMKSKMQALSENSIDLIMRLSTMGQIFYVNPTVKSYFDIDAKKIQNQTISSANLPNSLVEFFTTAISTISETKQKMEDEISFESNFGKTIMHIVAIPEFNDNELETILFVSHDITESKRIEMEIQEKNRNITESINYAQRIQSSILPDNRLLRKFLPNSFMFYLPRDVVSGDFPWMFVKDHNSIYVAAVDCTGHGVPGALLSFIGYFILNNTVDKDRSMSAGEVLDALHNEVRTTLKQDRVDADARDGMDIALCKINLKDNILEFAGAHRPLYLLRDNQLQEFKGERRAIGGIPSMKKAEMPFTNHTINIQPSDKIFIFSDGLPDQVGGAEGKKYSAARIRNHITANPDLTMTEYEVLFNKDFMEYKGSNKQIDDILLIGIEF
- a CDS encoding GAF domain-containing protein; this translates as MKIAANILVAGLLLFGFAAFAFIQNALIEGTTPWYGYICLALSLLSGIILFARFQFQKDQIKKLSERIETLSNSLNASVKQVETKTAKESSAASTKEIAQRIVQTLNLEAGIEAVSEEILMKLAKEVSFAHGLFYVADKQNKGYFKPTSKYAYYSERELDGFKIGEGINGQAAKDQQPVLLESIPENYVTVVSGLGKSSPRALSLYPIVHNKKTVALLELAFLAKPTTQKLEIIGIFCETIGEKLSQKQLA
- a CDS encoding ATP-binding cassette domain-containing protein, encoding MSEEILRALMQLFALIVKQDEGVERKEREYVENFLVQQLNEDAVKEYLTLFDQHAGLLATDGEEEKETKKSRLTSVKDSVRILGICKKINKTLTQRQKIVVLVRLFELVNSEGRFSEQRMAIINTVAEVFNLSKEEFKGIEEFVLNNTAEKLDLPDVLTVHSRTIETEGKQIFSEGLSGIIAILQIKSVELYFLKYTGHDDLFLNGLPINNKRIYLFANGSTIRLPKAKPIYYSDVLARFKADENYTPLSYEVNNISYRFKTGNLGLRSISFAEEQGKLIGIMGASGAGKTTLLNVLSGIENPTEGEVLINGLNLHSQSEELKGIIGFIPQDDLLIEELTVFENLYYNAKLCFKDKTDTEVRDLVDKTLLLLGLIDQKDLKVGSPLNKMISGGQRKRLNIALELIREPSILFVDEPTSGLSSRDSENVMDLLRELALKGKLVFVVIHQPSSDIYKMFDNMLILDTGGYLIYQGNPVEAVMYFKRLDAQINSDVGECPTCGNVNPELIFNIVEAKVVDEFGRYTALRKVSPPKWEEHYKENIKMPKVETIKNAPPSALKIPSKLKQFFIYTMRDFRSKISNIQYVMLNLLEMPILAFILAYVTRYIANPKSDIYIFKDNENIPIFIFMSIIVALFVGLTLSAEEIFRDQKILKRESFLNLSRLSYLFSKTLILLSLSAIQTILFVLIANSILGIKDMYFTYWLVLFSTAVFANLLGLNISATFNSVVTIYIVIPLLMIPMMMLSGAMFTFEKLNRSISSTNRVPIIADLMATKWGYEALVVSQFKDNQFEKYFYDIDKEESKANYKLVSYLPELQKRLDQNGEALKNPTSATSKEVLEDNIAVLRHAFALEKIAVPEIRFAYLDQFTPSTYNVAINKAAYSYTDQLLSYYGKAFARFNGKKEALRSFMVNKNEKVYNELRAQYHNESISDLVKRPFEKNKILQFGNELVQQYEPIFKDPSPKGFFDFRSHFLAPQKYFAGNYIDTYWFNVAMIWLMSILLFIALYFELLKKLLFSFPYRLALLKPKSKAEN